The following are from one region of the Bacteroidota bacterium genome:
- the recQ gene encoding DNA helicase RecQ produces MIDTESATLSEHLKKYFGFSKFKGQQEEIINSVLEGKDTFVIMPTGGGKSLCYQLPALISEGTAIIVSPLIALMKNQVDAIRNFGTDDGIAHFMNSSLTKAEIIKVRKDIVSGKTKLLYVAPESLTKEENITFLREIKISFFAIDEAHCISEWGHDFRPEYRRLRAIIEAIGTVPIIALTATATPKVQQDILKNLGMTGAAIFKSSFNRSNLYYEVRPKINVVKEIIKFVKKNSGKSGIIYCLSRKKVEELAQTLQVNGIKALPYHAGLDASTRARTQDKFLMEDIDVIVATIAFGMGIDKPDVRFVIHHDVPKSLEGYYQETGRAGRDGGEGQCLAFYSYDDIQKLEKFMKGKPVAEQEIGKQLLLETVAYAESSACRRKVLLHYFGESYKEKNCKNCDNCNNPKTKVDATDDVGLAVDCVSEVKEKFKAKHIIQVLQGTLTNTIKSYKQNNLEIFGKGLDDDKDEAYWNAVIRTALMEGLLSKDIENYGLLKLTKEGKAFLNKPYTLTITRDHNYTGAESDDDDIELAGNQRGGGADEQLYGLLKDLCKKVAKQKNLPPYVVFQETSLEEMAIQYPVTMDELTRITGVGQGKAIKFGKPFIDLIAKYVEENEIERAQDMLVKSVVNKSGLKVHIIQSIDRKLDLMDVAAAKRLKLDDVIAEIETIVLSGTKVNINYYIDGMIDSDKQEEIVEYFKESESDSMEEAVAELGEEDFTREEIRLVRIKFLSEFGN; encoded by the coding sequence ATGATCGATACTGAGAGCGCTACGTTGTCGGAGCATCTGAAGAAATATTTCGGGTTCAGCAAATTCAAAGGACAACAAGAGGAAATAATCAACAGCGTGCTGGAAGGCAAGGACACTTTTGTGATCATGCCCACCGGCGGAGGAAAGTCGCTTTGCTATCAATTGCCCGCGCTCATCAGTGAAGGAACAGCCATTATTGTTTCTCCACTCATTGCACTCATGAAAAACCAGGTGGATGCGATCCGTAATTTCGGAACTGATGATGGCATCGCACACTTCATGAATTCATCGCTCACCAAAGCAGAGATCATCAAAGTGCGGAAAGATATTGTGAGTGGAAAAACAAAATTGCTTTATGTTGCGCCCGAATCATTGACGAAAGAAGAGAACATTACTTTTCTTCGTGAAATAAAAATTTCTTTTTTCGCGATCGATGAAGCGCACTGCATTTCGGAATGGGGACATGATTTCCGACCGGAATATCGCCGACTTCGTGCTATCATCGAAGCAATAGGTACCGTTCCTATCATTGCACTTACCGCAACTGCTACTCCTAAAGTTCAGCAGGACATTCTGAAAAATCTCGGGATGACCGGCGCAGCTATTTTCAAATCTTCTTTCAATCGTTCCAATCTTTATTACGAAGTGCGTCCGAAGATCAACGTGGTGAAAGAGATCATCAAATTCGTAAAAAAGAATTCCGGAAAATCAGGAATCATTTATTGCCTGAGCAGAAAAAAAGTAGAAGAGCTCGCGCAAACGCTGCAGGTGAACGGTATCAAAGCGCTTCCTTATCACGCGGGACTCGACGCATCTACGCGCGCACGCACGCAGGACAAATTCCTGATGGAAGATATTGATGTGATTGTCGCCACCATCGCTTTCGGAATGGGGATCGATAAACCGGATGTTCGTTTTGTAATTCATCATGACGTTCCCAAATCGCTTGAAGGATATTACCAGGAAACAGGCCGCGCAGGACGTGACGGTGGAGAAGGACAATGTCTTGCATTCTACAGCTACGACGATATTCAGAAATTAGAAAAATTCATGAAGGGAAAACCGGTCGCTGAACAGGAGATCGGAAAACAATTATTGCTCGAAACAGTTGCTTATGCAGAATCATCGGCGTGCCGGAGAAAAGTTCTGCTTCATTATTTCGGCGAATCGTACAAAGAAAAAAATTGTAAGAACTGCGACAACTGCAATAACCCGAAAACAAAAGTGGATGCTACCGATGATGTAGGATTGGCGGTCGATTGTGTTTCGGAGGTGAAAGAAAAATTCAAAGCGAAACATATCATCCAGGTTTTGCAGGGAACGCTCACGAACACCATCAAATCATACAAACAGAATAATCTCGAAATTTTCGGAAAAGGACTTGATGATGATAAAGATGAAGCGTACTGGAATGCGGTAATCAGAACAGCATTGATGGAAGGATTGCTTTCGAAGGATATTGAGAATTACGGGTTGCTCAAACTCACGAAAGAAGGAAAGGCATTCCTGAATAAACCCTACACGCTCACGATTACGCGCGATCACAACTATACCGGCGCGGAAAGTGATGATGATGATATTGAATTGGCAGGAAACCAACGGGGAGGTGGAGCGGATGAACAACTTTATGGATTACTGAAAGATCTCTGCAAAAAAGTAGCGAAGCAGAAAAATCTTCCGCCCTATGTTGTTTTCCAGGAAACTTCATTGGAAGAAATGGCCATTCAATACCCGGTGACTATGGATGAACTCACGCGCATCACGGGCGTGGGACAGGGAAAAGCGATCAAATTCGGAAAACCTTTCATCGATCTCATTGCAAAATATGTGGAAGAAAACGAGATCGAACGCGCGCAGGATATGCTCGTGAAATCGGTCGTGAACAAATCGGGTTTAAAAGTGCACATCATCCAGAGCATCGACCGCAAACTCGATCTGATGGATGTGGCTGCGGCAAAACGACTGAAGCTCGATGATGTGATCGCGGAAATTGAAACGATTGTTCTCTCGGGAACGAAAGTGAATATCAATTACTATATCGATGGTATGATCGATTCCGATAAGCAGGAAGAGATCGTGGAATATTTCAAAGAATCAGAAAGTGATTCGATGGAAGAAGCGGTTGCAGAATTAGGCGAAGAAGATTTTACGAGAGAAGAAATAAGATTAGTGCGGATAAAATTCCTGAGTGAGTTCGGAAATTGA
- a CDS encoding WD40 repeat domain-containing protein — protein MTTEVKRNFLFAGHRGGVYALARGKDPSVFFSGSSDKFVVAWNAETGEQEKFAAQFPAPVYALRFLEEKNILLVGAATGSLHFIDLEKREEIKVLQLHSAQIFDVAYSPKNDLIITAGGDGQITFLNGKTLELIKAIKLCSQKVRNVVIDPSEEKLAVASGDGNITIFSLPGMEELFSFHAHNLSANALAWNSAGTILLSGGRDAYLKAWNAEKNFSLLTAIPAHNFAIYSIVFSPDGKLFATGSRDKTIKLWDAENIRLLLRINKETHDAHANSVNRLLWNEKGLFSASDDNVIMKWMVSYGL, from the coding sequence GTGTGTATGCACTCGCGCGCGGAAAAGATCCTTCCGTTTTTTTCAGCGGCAGCAGCGACAAATTTGTTGTGGCGTGGAATGCCGAAACCGGCGAACAGGAAAAATTCGCCGCACAATTTCCTGCTCCGGTTTACGCGCTCCGTTTTCTTGAAGAAAAAAATATTCTTCTGGTTGGCGCAGCTACGGGCTCTCTTCATTTCATCGACCTTGAAAAACGCGAAGAAATAAAAGTCCTGCAATTGCATTCCGCGCAGATCTTCGACGTCGCTTATTCTCCTAAAAATGATCTCATCATAACAGCGGGCGGCGATGGGCAGATCACATTCTTGAACGGGAAGACTTTGGAATTAATCAAAGCGATAAAATTATGTTCGCAGAAAGTGCGGAATGTAGTTATCGATCCTTCCGAAGAAAAACTTGCAGTGGCGAGCGGCGACGGAAACATCACGATATTTTCTTTACCGGGAATGGAAGAGCTATTTTCTTTTCATGCGCATAATCTTTCTGCGAATGCGCTTGCCTGGAATTCTGCGGGAACTATTTTATTAAGCGGCGGGCGCGATGCGTACCTGAAAGCGTGGAATGCAGAAAAGAATTTTTCGCTCCTCACTGCTATTCCTGCGCACAACTTCGCCATCTACTCTATTGTGTTCAGTCCGGACGGAAAATTATTTGCAACCGGCAGCCGCGACAAAACCATCAAACTCTGGGATGCAGAAAATATTCGTCTCCTGCTACGCATCAACAAAGAAACTCACGATGCACATGCTAATTCTGTGAATCGTTTATTGTGGAATGAGAAAGGATTATTTTCTGCGAGTGATGATAATGTGATCATGAAGTGGATGGTGAGTTATGGATTATGA